GGCTCTTGCCCACCGGGATCAGGTCGATACGCATGCTCTTCCCCTATTGAGGTACGAACGCCCCGCGTCAGCGTGGCGCAAGAAGCCGGTCGAGACCGGTTTCCCCGGTGCCGATCTTCTGAAGTCGCGGGTAACGCAAGCCATTGTGATAGTCGAGTGCTGCACTGCGGAAACGCGTTCCCTGCTTGACGGTCAGCGCGATCGGCGTCTTGCCGCCCTTCGCCGCGGTGATCGCCGCCTTCAGCTTGTCGGCGCTATACGCCTCGCCGTCGACCGCGACGATCTGGTCGCCGACGGCGAAGCCCGCCGCGAACGCCGGGCTGTTCCAGGTGACGCCGGTCAGTTCGCCCGATCCGTCGAGCACCATGCCCCCCGAATAGGTGAGGTTGGTGGCCTTGGCCGCGGTCTCGGCCGCCTTGAACGATGCCGTCGGTGTGTCGGTATAGGTCAACTGATAGCCGTTGCGTGCAAAGCCCGCGATCGGCGCGCCGCTGCCATGTTCGGTCAGGCGTCGCTGGAGATAGCCCGCCCAGTCCCACGGCACGATCGTGTTCAGCGTCCTGGCGACTTCGTCGAAGGTATAGGTCACCTCGCCCCAGTCGCCGTCGCGGATCCCGAAGAACGCTTTGGCGAAATCGTCGATCGACTTCGCGCCGCCGGATTTCTCGCGCAGCATCGAATCGACGTCCATCCAGACGAGCAGCCCCTCGTTGTAATAATCCTCGCTGCGCTGCCAGCTGGTCCAGCCCTTCGGCCGGCGCGCGGAGATCACCGGATCGTTGGTGGTGTCCACCAGCGCGCGCCATTGCCGGCCCGGCTGGCTGTCGTACAGCGCCATGATCGCGGCATATTGATCCAGCGTGTCCTGCTTGCTGACCAGCCCGGATCGCGCCTGGAGCACATAGCCCCAGAATTGCGTCTGCCCCTCGTACACCCACAGCAGCGAGTTGCGCATCGGCGTGCGGAAGTCGGGGGTCCACAGGTCGGCGCCGCGCCGGAACTTGCCGTCCCAGCTATGCGTGAATTCGTGTGGCAACAGGTTGCGGCGACCCGGGCCGTCGTTCCACTTCGTGAAGTAACCCGGCGTCACGCCGTTCTCGCTCGAACGATGGTGCTCCAGCCCGATTCCGCCGAGCTGGTCGGTGATCGACAGCAGGAACTCGTATTTGTCGTAATGCTGCGCGCCGAACGTCTTCACCGCCTGTTCGACCAGCCGCGCGTGCCCGGCGACCTGCTCCGGGGTGGCGGCGAGCTCGGCGGGATCGTCGGCAAAGACGTTCAGGTTGACGCGCG
The genomic region above belongs to Sphingomonas phyllosphaerae 5.2 and contains:
- a CDS encoding M61 family metallopeptidase produces the protein MIRRLASAALLVSVAAAPLVAQVPAGNSAPQPVPFADTIPAARDTRFPGTIRLNVDASTTEQGIFRVTETIPVPQAGHMVLLFPKWLPGAHSPRGEIEKLAGLIITANGKRVEWTRDPVDVFAFHIDVPAGAKAIEAQFQFISATQGNQGRIVMTPTMISLQPNSVSLYPAGWFTRQIPIQMTVKYPDGWTAAGAIPAKKAGSTYSYDTTNYEVLVDSPVLAGKYGKVWPLSPRVNLNVFADDPAELAATPEQVAGHARLVEQAVKTFGAQHYDKYEFLLSITDQLGGIGLEHHRSSENGVTPGYFTKWNDGPGRRNLLPHEFTHSWDGKFRRGADLWTPDFRTPMRNSLLWVYEGQTQFWGYVLQARSGLVSKQDTLDQYAAIMALYDSQPGRQWRALVDTTNDPVISARRPKGWTSWQRSEDYYNEGLLVWMDVDSMLREKSGGAKSIDDFAKAFFGIRDGDWGEVTYTFDEVARTLNTIVPWDWAGYLQRRLTEHGSGAPIAGFARNGYQLTYTDTPTASFKAAETAAKATNLTYSGGMVLDGSGELTGVTWNSPAFAAGFAVGDQIVAVDGEAYSADKLKAAITAAKGGKTPIALTVKQGTRFRSAALDYHNGLRYPRLQKIGTGETGLDRLLAPR